A stretch of DNA from Noviherbaspirillum sedimenti:
GGTCGCCGATTTCCGGTAAACTTTTTTGCGTTAACTCCTTGGCAAGATACATGGCGATCTGCCGTGGCCGCGCAATATTCGCCGGGCGCTTTTTCGAATACATGTCGGCGACTTTGATATTGAAAAAGTCCGCCACGGTTTTCTGGATATTTTCCACGGAAATCTGGCGGTTTTGTACCGTCAGCAAGTCTTTCAGTGCTTCCTTGACCACATCAATGGTGATTTCCTTGCCATGGAAACGCGAGTAAGCAAGGATCTTGCGCAGCGCGCCTTCCAGCTCGCGCACGTTGGAGCGCAAATGCTTGGCAACGAAAAACGCCACGTCGTCCGACAGCGGCGTGCCTTCCTGCACTGCTTTCTTGAGCAAAATGGCCACCCGCATTTCCAGCTCGGGCGGCTCGATGGCCACCGTCAGGCCCGAATCGAAACGGGAAATCAGGCGGTCATCCATGCCGGTGATTTCCTTCGGGTAAGTATCACTGGTAATGATAATTTGTTTCTTTGCGGCAATCAGGGCTTCAAACGCGTAAAAGAATTCTTCCTGGGTACGGCTCTTGCCGGCGAAGAATTGAATGTCGTCAATCAGCAACAGGTCAAGCGAGTGGTAATACCGCTTGAAATCGTCGAAACCCTTGCGTTGGTAAGCGGTCACTACGTCGCGAACGTACTGTTCAGCGTGGATGTAACGGATTTTCGCGTTGGGATTGTCGACCAGCAACTGGTTGCCGATGGCATGGATCAAGTGGGTCTTACCCAGGCCGACGCCGCCATACAGGAACAGCGGGTTGTAGGATGTGCCGGGATTGTTGGCCACCTGAATGGCGGCGGCGCGCGCCAGCTGGTTGGCTTTACCCGTCACGAAGCTGTCAAAGGTCAGGTCGGGGTTGATGCGGCTTTGCTCGCGCCGCGGCGTCATGGTTTCGACAGGAATTTCCTGGAAAGCCGGCAACAGGCTGGCCGCATGGGCGCCGTTGTGCTGCGCTTGCGCAGGCATGCTGGCGGTGGCCGGCTGCTTTTTCGGGCCATTCAGGCGCGGGTCGAGTACGAACTGGACTTCGATCGGGCCATCCCAGTGGGCGGTGGCCAGCGCATGGATGCGGTTGGCAAACTGAGTCTTGACCCAGTCCAGCTTGAAGCGGTTGGGCGCGGCGATACGCAGCAAGCCTTCCTCGAAATCCAGGGGAGCGAGAGGCTTGATCCAGGCGTTAAATTGTTGCGGAGTCAGTTCCTGCTCCAATTGGGCGGAACAGGCCTGCCAAAAATTTTCCATGTATTACTTGAATTACGTGATTAGGGAGCGTGCGATACTGCTTCGCTGGTCGTCCCGCAATGCACGGTTGAGGAGGCCCGAATAGCGCGGGATGGTGTGCCGGGGCAACCGGAGTTTAACGCTATTTTACCCTTCATCTCCAAAGTTATCCACAGGCAGACCATCTATTTCTACGGCCCCGGCATCGCAACCGGCCCGCTTGACTTTCGCTAAGTGATTGACAAACAAGCGGAAAATGCTGTCTAATTCTGGGTTCGCCGCCCGTTGTGTTGATGATGCGATGCGCCGCCACAGATCTAACCCTTAGCACTTACCTTTTAGCTGATTAGCGAGATAACAATGAAACGTACTTACCAGCCTTCCGTCGTCCGCCGCAAGCGTACCCACGGTTTCCGCGTGCGCATGGCCACCCGTAACGGCCGCGCCATCCTGAATGCACGCCGCGCCAAGGGCCGCAAGCGCTTGGCTGTCTAAGCCAGGCAACGGCATTCCCTGCGTGAACCGCGATCGTTCGCTGGACTTCGCCCGCGATCGGCGCATCGTCAAAACGGATGAGTTTTCATCCGTTTTTCGTTTGCGGCCGGTGCAACGCAGCGCGCATTTCGTACTTTATACCCGGATCAACAGCTTGCCGCATGCCCGTCTGGGCGTCGTCGTCGCCAAGCGACTGGCGCCGCGCGCCGTGACCCGCAACGCCATCAAGCGTGCGGTGCGAG
This window harbors:
- the dnaA gene encoding chromosomal replication initiator protein DnaA; the encoded protein is MENFWQACSAQLEQELTPQQFNAWIKPLAPLDFEEGLLRIAAPNRFKLDWVKTQFANRIHALATAHWDGPIEVQFVLDPRLNGPKKQPATASMPAQAQHNGAHAASLLPAFQEIPVETMTPRREQSRINPDLTFDSFVTGKANQLARAAAIQVANNPGTSYNPLFLYGGVGLGKTHLIHAIGNQLLVDNPNAKIRYIHAEQYVRDVVTAYQRKGFDDFKRYYHSLDLLLIDDIQFFAGKSRTQEEFFYAFEALIAAKKQIIITSDTYPKEITGMDDRLISRFDSGLTVAIEPPELEMRVAILLKKAVQEGTPLSDDVAFFVAKHLRSNVRELEGALRKILAYSRFHGKEITIDVVKEALKDLLTVQNRQISVENIQKTVADFFNIKVADMYSKKRPANIARPRQIAMYLAKELTQKSLPEIGDLFGGRDHTTVLHAVRKIAGDRAKNPECNHELHVLEQTLKG
- the rpmH gene encoding 50S ribosomal protein L34, which produces MKRTYQPSVVRRKRTHGFRVRMATRNGRAILNARRAKGRKRLAV
- the rnpA gene encoding ribonuclease P protein component, translated to MNRDRSLDFARDRRIVKTDEFSSVFRLRPVQRSAHFVLYTRINSLPHARLGVVVAKRLAPRAVTRNAIKRAVRELFRQSPLPALDCIVRLAKPVNTKKAPASSAALKAALHQELRQLFQTFQLQALPEASS